Genomic segment of Neofelis nebulosa isolate mNeoNeb1 chromosome 17, mNeoNeb1.pri, whole genome shotgun sequence:
tctgtctctctctctgcccctcctctactagcgctcggtctctctctcaaaaataaataaacattaagaataataggggcgcctgggtggcgcagtcggttaagcgtccgacttcagccaggtcacgatctcgcggtccgtgagttcgagccccgcgtcgggctctgggccgatggctcggagcctggagcctgtttccaattctgtgtctccctctctctctgcccctctcccgttcatgctctgcctctctctgtcccaaaaataaaaaaattaaaaaaaaaaaaaaaagaataataaataaaatgaaccgAGGCTCTGAATAATCTACCCCCAGGCTCGCTCTGCTCCGGTCACACTGGCCACCTCCATGCCCCTCTACTTCTGCTCTCCCCACCACATGGCCTTTGCtcaggctgttccctctgcctggaatgttgtTCCCTGCACTTCAGATTTCAGCTCGTGACCCTTCCTCCTTGACTATCACACTGATGTCCATTCTCAGGGAGGCCCAATGTCTTCCTGGTCTGTGATGGCCCAGGGGTTGTGTTAGCACTGTGTCCGGCCCACAGGAGGTGCTCAAGAAACGTGTGCAGTGAATGAAGGGAAAGGGAAGTCAGAGGTGCCCCTCTGGGCCTGCAAAGATTTCACCAAGCAGAGGCCTAACTCACAAGGTCAGGACCGCCACACAGGAGCACGGGATGATCTGTTCCAGAGACAGTAACGTGCTCTTTACTGACAGGCGCTATGTGCGGATTCAGGCCACAAATCAGGGCACTGGCCTTGAGGATCTTTAAAGTTCCAAATTCCCTAAGAGAGAAGGTTTCCTAGCATTTGATAAACACATGCTGGAATTAACACATGGGCGGTTTACCAGTCCCTTCCCAGGAGCTCCATGAACTGAGAACACCTCGGTTGGCTAACATCACCTGCCCCAGGTGctactgggaaatgtagttctttttttccctccattcctGCTTGAGAGCAggggggcttaaaacaacagaggtTTAGGTAGGGGGTAATGCAGATTTGCCACTTAAAATCTGACCTGATTTCCCACACCTCAGGGCCAGGGACTTAGAAATAtgcagtaccccccccccccccccgtcaagTTTTTCACCACGTCAAAGCCCAGGCGACTGCAAAGAATGTCAGGCGAACTTCAAGCTGCGTCCCTGGGGGAAGAATCCACCCAGGGGCGACGGGGATCCGCGGGAATTGTAGTACCACTTGCAAACACCTGgctggagaggagggcagggccacTCACGGGGCTCTCGGTCGCAGGGCTCTCCTGCTGGGGCGTCCCCCGCTCCAGGGGCACCGCCAGAACAGcgcgcagcagcagcagcagcggtaGCAGGAGAAGGACTGCGCGGGGCCCGGAGGAAGGCATGACGACGTGGcctgtggggagcagaggggtggATGTCTGTCCCAAGTCGCCTACTCCCCTGGACCCAGGAGTCTGGGCCCCCAGCatccccccgccaccccgccaTCTAAGTCAAGACTCAAAGCGCCTCGTTTCCCGAGGCACAGGATTCCGAACCTCCAGTTCCTCCTTCCTtagacccaggagtcctggctcCCAGAACCCAGCCTCTTCGCTCAGACTCAGGAATCCGGGATCTCAGTCCCCTTCGCCAGAACCGAAGGTTCAGCAccaccccccgacccccccgACCCCCCGAAGCCTCCTCTTCTGCCAGGATCTACAAATACTGGTGCCCAGTCCATCCTCCCCGAAACCCAGTTTTCCAGCCCTCTGGGCCCCTTCCTACCGCTCCTCCCAGGACCCCATCTGGgaccccccagcccctcaccttTCCCTCACCGCAGAGGGCGTTTTCCCGGGCTCGGACCTCCGGTGCGTTCGGGTGATTTCCCCCCTAGACCACGCCCACTTTCCCGCAGAGGACCCGCCCTCGGCGGCCTGATTGGTCCGCGCTGGCTTCAGTCCCCTTGGTCCCTGTCTAGGGGCCCGCCCCTTGTGGAAGTCGCTAGCCTGTTCTCGAAAGGCTCTCCTCCATTCTCGGAAGCTCTTACCGCTTGACGCCGCATTTCCTGCCTTTTAGGCGAAAGGAAAGCGGAGGATTTCAAAGAGAACTACATTTCAAAGAGAACTACAATTCCCTGCAGgcaggaggaaaatgaggccaCTTCCGCGGGCCTCTCGGCCCCTTCGCCTCATGGCTGTTGtagttttcccatttatttttcccccaggAAGTGGCTGCGAGTTACAGATAGGTCGGTAGCTGTTGGCACAGGTCATATTCTAAGTTTTAGCATATaagccgagagagagagagagagagagagagagagagagagagagagagagagagaggccctgCGATGCTGTCTAGGGTCCCTTTAAGGAGCACCTGCATGCCCTTCCAATTCAGAACCCCTGGAGCAGGGTTGCCAGGCTGCAgctgggggccaggagggaggggatTAGGGCAGGTCCCAGTGggaatctccctccctccctctgagccctctttctttgcctgctTACTTCCCAGAGACCCAGAGAGTAGGTCCCCAGCTAAAAAGAGGGTCAGGTATGTTTAGAAATTGGCCGGAGAGGCAAGGTACCGAGGCGTGAATGTAAAAAGCTTCTCTGCAGGCAGGAGGAGAGGAATTTCCAGGATTCCAGGCAGGTGGGTGCCAGAGGCCTGGGGTCACTGAGGGTCGAGTGTTGGGGGTCCAGGGTCCTAATTTCCCATGCCTGGGTATAGAAGAGTTAGctatttgggggagagaaaaccAGATTCCTGTGCCCCTGAAAGTAACGAAAGCTGGAAACAGGCTGCTGGGTCCCTGGAATTCCAGCTGTCTGGGTCCAGGAGAAAATTTAAAGCATAAGATCAGGTGTTGGAGGGCAGAACATCCACTGGGGTGTTGGATCTGTGTCCTGACGCCTCAGCCTTGCTTCTCCAGGATGTCTCAGGAGAATGACACATGGAcgaaagagtgagtggggagaaCAGGATGGGGAGAGCAGGGATGGAAATGGGGGTGCAGGAGGAACTCAGAGTTTGATAATGCCCACACCCACTCAACTCTGGCTTCTTAACCTTATTGGTGGGTCGGGCACCATCAGCCTGGCAGTAAGGGGCAGGGGGCCTGGACTCCTGAGTCCTGACAAGGAAGGGCTGGGGATCTCTGACTCCTGGATTCCAGACAGGCCAGTGCTGGGAAAAAAGAGTTTCAGAACTCTTCTGTGACCTCACAGAGTGCTCAGCACCCTAAGTTGGGcctggagagggaaggggaggctcTTGGgctgttggggggcggggaggggaaaaGGCGGGGGAGGTGTTGCCCTGCTTGTTGTCACCATGAGCCTGCACCTCTCTCAGGTTGCTGGGGGATGAGCTGGCCGCCATGAGGTTGCAGAAGCTGGAACAACAGGTACTATGCGCGGGAGTCCTGCCAGCCCCTCTTCCGCCTTCCACAGCTTCCAGGAACACCACCCCCAGGACTTGCTCTGGGACTCCTGGCCCTCTTTGTCTCCCACCAAGCCTCAAGTCTGCAattgggaaatgagaaaataggaAGTTGGGCTTCTAAAGAAGCAAACCCTGGGGATGAGAGTCCAAAATTTCTAAAGAACTAAGGTTCTGGAGGGCGGGACTGCTAGGGCCCTGGGGGAAGAGGGGATTGGGTGCGAGGACTGCTGGATCTGAGGAAGGAGGGACTGAGAGCCTGGACTCTCCCTCTCATGCCTGCCTCCCCTTGCCCCGGGCCCTCTTTCACCCCTGTCTTCCTGTCTGGTTCCTGGTcgccaccccctcaccccctttTCCCACTCCTGCAGCGGCGGCTTTTTGAGAAGAAGCAGCGGCGGAAGCGCCAAGAGCCCCTCATGGTTCAGGCCAATCCCGACGCTTCCCTGCGACCCCGGCGACCATGGAGGCGGGAGGAGCGCCTCGCAGGGGACCGCGGTGAGGAAAAGTTCCCAGTGTCGGGCAGGAGCCTAGGCCTAGAGGGAGGGGTCTGCGGGAATTTGGGACGGGGCCTAAAGGGCTCAGGGTGGAGGGGCGGAATGGAGTCCAGAAGAGCCCAGTGCAGGCCCCTTGGGGGCCCAGGAGCAGGACCCGCCTGAGCTCAGCGGCGGGATGGCCAGAGCGCGGGGCAAGGCGGGGTACAACTGGAGGGTGGGGCCGGAGAGAATCCCTTGATTGGGCTTCTTGGAGCTCTGGGGCGGGGCTTGAGGGAGCTGCGGGGGCGGGCCCTGGAAGCGCCTGAAGGCTGGAATTAACAAAgcctggggggcggggcctggatcATTTAGAGACCGGTCCGGGAGAGACTGAGAGCCCCCTGTGGGATTGTGTGCCCGCGCTGAGTCCGCAACAATTTAGCCGTAGAGCTGTGCTTGGTTGAGACTTAGGACGGAGTTAGCGTTCTGAATGGGTCTCAGGGGTTTGGGTGGTCAGAGACAGTGCCTGGGAGTCTGTGGGGAGGCAGCTCTGCGCAGAGGACGGAAATTTGTACATCGTGTTAATGGGATCCGCTGCACCTTCTCCCAGGCCTTGGAAACCCTTTCCTCCAGGAGAACATGCCAGAGGCACATCTGTGCTCTGGCCTCCACAGTGCCCTGGGCTTCACGATCTGCGGTGGAGATGGCAGTGGCGAATGTGACCCACTGGTTTCGCCGACAAAAGCAGGTAATCTCGAGTCCTTGGACCTGCCTATATCCTAGAACTACACTCCCTCAGAATTCAGGACTCTGGAACCTTTCTCTCCAAAGGACCCAGGAGTCCAGcccactctgggctctgtcaTTCCTCACAGCAAGGAGTCTAGGTCCTGAAACTCCTTCTCCAACACTCAGGAATCTGAATCTacaggccccctcccctgcccagcccagccatCCTGGTCTCTagtccttctccttctcctggcTTCCAGATAGTTCCGATCTGGAGTTGGAGGAAGTGTCCATGGAGGATATTCTTGTTTCTCCACCTCCTTACAAAGAGCCTCCCAGGATTCGACGCAGGGGTTGGCCAGCCCTCCAACGACCTGGTAATTTCAGGGACACTGGGTGAAAtcctcttcccttttttgtaACAGCATTATTGAAATACatttcacataccatacaattcatgCATTTAAAGTTTACCATTccatggtttttagtatatttacagagatGAGCAGCCATCACCACATTCAATTGTAGAACATTATCATTgtcccaaaagaaaccctgtacctttTAGCagtgacacccccctccccaacacgCACACCTCATTTCTCCAGCCCTAGGCAAACACTAATCTGCTATCTCTTTAGACCTTcctattctggacgtttcatttaaatagaataatataGTATATGAACtgtggcttcttttacttagcatgtttGTAATGATCACTTTTGTTGTAGCATTATCAGTAcgtcattactttttatttcttgatgatATCGTATGACAATTCCTTCTATTCTTATAGACCAATGATTCAATATGACCAATTGATTCGTATGACCAATGATTCAACAACAGGactccttttgaaaaaaaaattttaatgtctgtttacttattttgagagagacagagagagcagggaaggggcagagaaagagggaggcacagaatctgaagcagtctccaggctctgagctgtcagcagagtccaacgcagggctccaacccatgaacctcgagatcatgacctgagccgaagtcggaggcttcactgactgagccacccaggcgtcccaataacAGAACTTTTAATTATCGTCCCAAACTTCATTCCTCCGCTCCATTTTAGCTCCTAGTCTCTCTGATGTGGTCTTTGGGAGAAGGGAAATAGAGGACTTTAACCCCTCTCTATTCTTAGATCCAGGGATCTAGAGACTTCTCAGCCGGTGTAGGTACCCATGTACACGGGGGAGAAGGAAGATCTGGCAAGTGTGAGGAGTCATACAAAGAGGCCAGAAACCCAGGATATCTGGCCTTTTCCAGGTGACCTTGTCCCAAGTTCCTGGGACTCGGGTGTCCTGAGCCAGCCttcttctggcttcttccacCCCTTAGGGGCCAGTGCACAGGAAGAGAGCAAATTCCAGGATGTTGGAGACGAATATGAGGTACCCAGTCCAGGACCAAACCCTGGAATGAATGGTGACGGGGGACATGGAGACTTGGCCTCCAAAAAGGTGGGAGGTGGCACAGCCAATCAGGATATAGCAGGAGGGCGAAACGGGGACTCTAGAGTGGGTGGGTGTAAAACTCTGCAGCCTAATCAGAGGCCCTTTTTACTGGTGGGCGGAACCTGTTATGATTGGTCTAGTAGTTTCTCTCTGTGTGTTACCATTTATGAAATCAATCTAGAGGATTTAAATCTATGTAAGCACATACATTAAAATCCAGCCCACCAAAAAGTAGCGAGCTTTGGAGAGAAGGGGTGAAACAGTGATAGGGAAAAGCTAGTTGGCACTCGCTCTGGTATTGATGAAAGTAAGTTAAATAGTTTCAAGTGGGTCGCTCTGGGCCATATTATGTTATCTAGACCGAATCAACACTGGTTTTAGCTGAAGGGACGGTGCTTTCAAAGGGATTCTCCAAGCGGTAGGTGGAGTGGGCGTGGCTTCAGCGGGACGTTATTAGTGGTAACCAATGAGGACTTGGTTGGGTGGGCCCCTTGGAGGTACTGGCCAATCAGCACGTGACCGGGATGTTTGGCCAATAGGCGGAAGGCATGGTTGAGGGAGGGCGTAACCCTGAGCTGGCGTGGCCAATCAGTAGTTGacaagcctggggtgggggcgggtctCAGCTCTGTCCCCTGACTTGAATTTGGCGCGTGGGCTAGGGCAAGCACccggaagagaagaaagaggagtcGGAGTCTACAGTGAACTCCCCAGGAGCGGCCGAAGAGGAGGTGTCGGAGGACCCGGAAGGCGAGAAAGACGCAGGCAGCAGTGATGTAGGAAGCTCGTCCTGCTCGCCTCCCCGCGCCCCAGGCCCTCGACTGGGAGAAGACATGGAAGCGTATGTCCTGCGGCCAGCGCTGCGCGGCCGCATAGTGCAGTGCCGCATCAGCCGCGACAAGCGCGGCGTAGACAAGGGCATGTTCCCTTTCTACCATCTCTACCTGGAGGCGGCCGACGGGCGGAAGGTGCGGTCTGACAGCCTCTGGAACGAGATCCACCTCCCAGGGACAAGCCCCGCCCCTTTCTGAGCCTAGTCGAGACTTAAAAGATTCCAGGCCTTGCTCGTCTTTGAGCTAGGACTTGTGAACTCCAACGCCAAGCCCCGCCCTTCACAGAACTTTCTGTGAAAGGCTCCTTTCTCAGTGGCCTTAACCAAGCTCATTACTAGGCTTCGTCCCCTCTTGAGATAAGCCTGCCTTTCTCAAAGCCTCAGCCTTGGTCTCAAAGGCTCAAAGTCTCTTTGAGTCTCAAAGTCTCAGCCTCCAAAACTCCACCCCTTACATACCCTCTCAAGGTATTGGCCCCATTGTGTTTGGCCCCTCAAAGAGCCTTCTTATCTATCAGGCCCCACCCATGCCTGGGATAAACCCGGCCCCTCAGGAAccaagcccctcccccagagccagGCCACGTCCCTCTCAAGCTGGCCAGTTCCCCCTCAGTGTGGTGGCCTCTCTTCAAAGTACTCTCCCAAAAAGAGGCTATTTCCCTTCTCGGTAGTGCCAGACTTGCTCTTCCCCGGTGAAATGCCTACCAAAGTCCTGCAGTGTTCCACTTGAGGCTCTTCCCTATTCTCCAAAGCGGCCCAGCCTTGCCACAGTTGGGCTGCCCGCTGCCTGGGCTCAGCCCTGACCCAAGTCCCAATTGCGGAACGGATGAGGGGGAGATATTAAGATGTGACGCGCCGCTTCCGGACGTAGCAGATGACTTCGTTCAGAGAGAACCACATCTCCCAGCAAGGCTTGAGATATTTAGTGCTCCATTACCCTCTCCTCTGTCATGGGGACGTGGTGTTTCCTTGTCTTAGACCCCTGACCCTAGCCGGATACCAGAAATCAATCCTGATGGGCTGTTTTTCCTATCCACAGCACTTCCTCCTGGCCGGACgcaagagaaaaaggagcaaaacCTCCAATTACCTCATTTCCCTGGACCCCACAGACCTGTCTCGGGATGGGGACAACTTTGTGGGCAAAGTCAGGTGGGCAGAGCCCTGATATGTGTGCAAaacgggggcgggggaggggcggcggcaggggagaagggcaagggaactacatttcccagaaggcCACAGAGCGCAAGTTCCACCTGTTCAAGGACCTTTTGTCTTAGACTGATGGGTTCTGTTATTTCTTCACGTGGTAGCCCCGGGGTGGTTGGGAATAGGAGAACTAAGGGCTTTGAAGCAGAGGTTGACATTTAGGACAAGTtctggggccgcctgggtggctcagtctgttaggccctcgactcttgatttcggctcaggtcatgatcccatggttggtgagatctagcgctgagtcaggctctgtgctgacagtgtgaagcctgcttgggattctctctctcaaaataaataaataaacttaaaaaaaaaaaacaaaaacatttgactTCTGGGGAGGCAAGGGGGGGTGGGACTCCTAAGTTCCTGTGGGAGAGGGCTGTAATGTATGGATGTAATGTAATGCATGCATTCTTGAATCTTTGGGGGAAGAAGGTTCCTAAAAGGCCAAGGCAGGAGGCTAAAAGTCATGGCTTATCAAAGAAACAAAGGGGCTAGGGCTGTGGATACATGGAACACAAAACTTAAATCTCAAGCAGAGGGTTAACGGGAAGAGTTGATGACATGGGAAAGCACTCCAAGTACAGCAAAACAGTAATTATGATTTTTGCTCTGACCACCCCCCCTCCTGGAGCAGATCTAATGTCCTGGGCACCAAGTTCACCATCTTTGACAATGGAGTGAACCCTGAAAGGAAGAATTTTGTCCCGGAGACCACTCGGATCAGAGAGGAGCTGGGGGCT
This window contains:
- the TULP2 gene encoding tubby-related protein 2 isoform X2 encodes the protein MSQENDTWTKELLGDELAAMRLQKLEQQRRLFEKKQRRKRQEPLMVQANPDASLRPRRPWRREERLAGDRGLGNPFLQENMPEAHLCSGLHSALGFTICGGDGSGECDPLVSPTKADSSDLELEEVSMEDILVSPPPYKEPPRIRRRGWPALQRPGDLVPSSWDSGVLSQPSSGFFHPLGASAQEESKFQDVGDEYEGKHPEEKKEESESTVNSPGAAEEEVSEDPEGEKDAGSSDVGSSSCSPPRAPGPRLGEDMEAYVLRPALRGRIVQCRISRDKRGVDKGMFPFYHLYLEAADGRKHFLLAGRKRKRSKTSNYLISLDPTDLSRDGDNFVGKVRSNVLGTKFTIFDNGVNPERKNFVPETTRIREELGAVCYETNVLGFRGPRKMTVIIPGIDDQNQRLRVQPQNESLLCRLQRGASQGLVLLQNKAPWWSYRSGAYVLNFHGRVTQASVKNFQIVHPDDPDALVLQFGRVAPDTFIMDFCFPLCPLQAFAICLSSFDGKLACE
- the TULP2 gene encoding tubby-related protein 2 isoform X4 — translated: MSQENDTWTKELLGDELAAMRLQKLEQQRRLFEKKQRRKRQEPLMVQANPDASLRPRRPWRREERLAGDRGLGNPFLQENMPEAHLCSGLHSALGFTICGGDGSGECDPLVSPTKADSSDLELEEVSMEDILVSPPPYKEPPRIRRRGWPALQRPGASAQEESKFQDVGDEYEGKHPEEKKEESESTVNSPGAAEEEVSEDPEGEKDAGSSDVGSSSCSPPRAPGPRLGEDMEAYVLRPALRGRIVQCRISRDKRGVDKGMFPFYHLYLEAADGRKHFLLAGRKRKRSKTSNYLISLDPTDLSRDGDNFVGKVRSNVLGTKFTIFDNGVNPERKNFVPETTRIREELGAVCYETNVLGFRGPRKMTVIIPGIDDQNQRLRVQPQNEQESLLCRLQRGASQGLVLLQNKAPWWSYRSGAYVLNFHGRVTQASVKNFQIVHPDDPDALVLQFGRVAPDTFIMDFCFPLCPLQAFAICLSSFDGKLACE
- the TULP2 gene encoding tubby-related protein 2 isoform X1 translates to MSQENDTWTKELLGDELAAMRLQKLEQQRRLFEKKQRRKRQEPLMVQANPDASLRPRRPWRREERLAGDRGLGNPFLQENMPEAHLCSGLHSALGFTICGGDGSGECDPLVSPTKADSSDLELEEVSMEDILVSPPPYKEPPRIRRRGWPALQRPGDLVPSSWDSGVLSQPSSGFFHPLGASAQEESKFQDVGDEYEGKHPEEKKEESESTVNSPGAAEEEVSEDPEGEKDAGSSDVGSSSCSPPRAPGPRLGEDMEAYVLRPALRGRIVQCRISRDKRGVDKGMFPFYHLYLEAADGRKHFLLAGRKRKRSKTSNYLISLDPTDLSRDGDNFVGKVRSNVLGTKFTIFDNGVNPERKNFVPETTRIREELGAVCYETNVLGFRGPRKMTVIIPGIDDQNQRLRVQPQNEQESLLCRLQRGASQGLVLLQNKAPWWSYRSGAYVLNFHGRVTQASVKNFQIVHPDDPDALVLQFGRVAPDTFIMDFCFPLCPLQAFAICLSSFDGKLACE
- the TULP2 gene encoding tubby-related protein 2 isoform X5, with the protein product MSQENDTWTKELLGDELAAMRLQKLEQQRRLFEKKQRRKRQEPLMVQANPDASLRPRRPWRREERLAGDRGLGNPFLQENMPEAHLCSGLHSALGFTICGGDGSGECDPLVSPTKAGDLVPSSWDSGVLSQPSSGFFHPLGASAQEESKFQDVGDEYEGKHPEEKKEESESTVNSPGAAEEEVSEDPEGEKDAGSSDVGSSSCSPPRAPGPRLGEDMEAYVLRPALRGRIVQCRISRDKRGVDKGMFPFYHLYLEAADGRKHFLLAGRKRKRSKTSNYLISLDPTDLSRDGDNFVGKVRSNVLGTKFTIFDNGVNPERKNFVPETTRIREELGAVCYETNVLGFRGPRKMTVIIPGIDDQNQRLRVQPQNEQESLLCRLQRGASQGLVLLQNKAPWWSYRSGAYVLNFHGRVTQASVKNFQIVHPDDPDALVLQFGRVAPDTFIMDFCFPLCPLQAFAICLSSFDGKLACE
- the TULP2 gene encoding tubby-related protein 2 isoform X6 yields the protein MSQENDTWTKELLGDELAAMRLQKLEQQRRLFEKKQRRKRQEPLMVQANPDASLRPRRPWRREERLAGDRGLGNPFLQENMPEAHLCSGLHSALGFTICGGDGSGECDPLVSPTKAGASAQEESKFQDVGDEYEGKHPEEKKEESESTVNSPGAAEEEVSEDPEGEKDAGSSDVGSSSCSPPRAPGPRLGEDMEAYVLRPALRGRIVQCRISRDKRGVDKGMFPFYHLYLEAADGRKHFLLAGRKRKRSKTSNYLISLDPTDLSRDGDNFVGKVRSNVLGTKFTIFDNGVNPERKNFVPETTRIREELGAVCYETNVLGFRGPRKMTVIIPGIDDQNQRLRVQPQNEQESLLCRLQRGASQGLVLLQNKAPWWSYRSGAYVLNFHGRVTQASVKNFQIVHPDDPDALVLQFGRVAPDTFIMDFCFPLCPLQAFAICLSSFDGKLACE
- the TULP2 gene encoding tubby-related protein 2 isoform X3; protein product: MRLQKLEQQRRLFEKKQRRKRQEPLMVQANPDASLRPRRPWRREERLAGDRGLGNPFLQENMPEAHLCSGLHSALGFTICGGDGSGECDPLVSPTKADSSDLELEEVSMEDILVSPPPYKEPPRIRRRGWPALQRPGDLVPSSWDSGVLSQPSSGFFHPLGASAQEESKFQDVGDEYEGKHPEEKKEESESTVNSPGAAEEEVSEDPEGEKDAGSSDVGSSSCSPPRAPGPRLGEDMEAYVLRPALRGRIVQCRISRDKRGVDKGMFPFYHLYLEAADGRKHFLLAGRKRKRSKTSNYLISLDPTDLSRDGDNFVGKVRSNVLGTKFTIFDNGVNPERKNFVPETTRIREELGAVCYETNVLGFRGPRKMTVIIPGIDDQNQRLRVQPQNEQESLLCRLQRGASQGLVLLQNKAPWWSYRSGAYVLNFHGRVTQASVKNFQIVHPDDPDALVLQFGRVAPDTFIMDFCFPLCPLQAFAICLSSFDGKLACE